A genomic segment from Tachypleus tridentatus isolate NWPU-2018 unplaced genomic scaffold, ASM421037v1 Hic_cluster_2, whole genome shotgun sequence encodes:
- the LOC143242779 gene encoding serine/threonine-protein kinase atr-like, translated as MLAKYSEESAVLESNALILMYRDVVAIQPEWEEGHFHLAKYYDRVMTTLEKSEKKSEVIVHMVQCYGRSLQYGCRHLFHSMPRMLSLWFDLGTQVVEHQKSKKPPQNLEQWERMLNVMTTKVIPNFVEKLPPYLFYTAFSQLISRICHSHPGISLQLQVCIEIVRKEENCIYLFLE; from the exons ATGCTTGCCAAATATAGTGAAGAATCGGCTGTCTTGGAGAGTAATGCCCTTATTCTAATGTACCGAGATGTGGTTGCCATTCAGCCTGAATGGGAAGAAGGTCACTTCCATTTAGCCAAGTATTATGACCGAGTTATGACTACATTAGAGAAATCAGAAAAGAAAAG TGAAGTTATTGTCCACATGGTTCAGTGCTATGGGCGCTCTCTACAGTATGGATGCAGACATCTTTTTCACTCCATGCCGAGGATGCTGTCACTTTGGTTCGACTTAGGCACACAAGTTGTAGAGCACCAGAAGAGTAAGAAACCTCCTCAGAATCTGGAACAGTGGGAAAGGATGTTAAACGTTATGACaaccaaa gTCATTCCAAATTTTGTGGAAAAGCTTCCTCCATATCTATTTTATACAGCATTTTCTCAGCTAATCTCTCGCATATGCCACTCCCATCCTGGAATATCATTACAGCTTCAGGTATGTATAGAAATAGTAAGAAAGgaagaaaattgtatatatttattcctAGAGTAG
- the LOC143243279 gene encoding serine/threonine-protein kinase atr-like, which yields MWFAIQPEWEEGHFHLAKYYDRVMTTLEKSEKKSEVIVHMVQCYGRSLQYGCRHLFHSMSRMLSLWFDLGTQVVEHQKSKKPPQNLEHWERMLNVMTTKVITNFVEKLPPYLFYTTFSQLISRIGHSHPGISLQLQISILK from the exons ATGTGGTTTGCCATTCAGCCTGAATGGGAAGAAGGTCACTTCCATTTAGCCAAGTATTATGACCGAGTTATGACTACATTAGAGAAATCAGAAAAGAAAAG TGAAGTTATTGTCCACATGGTTCAGTGCTATGGGCGCTCTCTACAGTATGGATGCAGACATCTTTTTCACTCTATGTCGAGGATGCTGTCACTTTGGTTCGACTTAGGCACACAAGTTGTAGAGCACCAGAAGAGTAAGAAACCTCCTCAGAATCTGGAACATTGGGAAAGGATGTTAAACGTTATGACaaccaaa gTCATTACAAATTTTGTGGAAAAGCTTCCTCCATATCtattttatacaacattttcTCAGCTAATCTCTCGCATAGGCCACTCCCATCCTGGAATATCATTACAGCTTCAG